CTTTTCAGTCGAGTTTCTGAAATCCTCCATCCAAAGAATTTGGAAGCTACACCAACCTCTTCAACTAATTGCCTTAGGGAAAAGCTTCTATAATGTGTCTGTGCCAACAGAAGAAACACGAGAATCAATTTTATCCAATGGGCCATGGTTCATTGCGGGACATATGCTCATTGTACAACCATGGATACCTGGCTTCAAACCATCACAAGCAGTTATCTCGAAAGCCCCTGTTTGGGTTTCTCTCCCAGAACTTCCAATCGAGTTCCACACCCTATCAATGTTGAAAAAAATTGCAAACGAGATTGGAAGTTTCATCAAAACAGACATGAATGCAATAGAGCAAAACAGAGTCAGATTTGCAAGAATCCAAGTACTCCTGGACCTTGCAAAACATAGGAAGGAAAGTGTATGGCTAGGAGCATTCAAACAGAGTATTCAGTATGAAGAAATCCCACAATTCTGTGGGGTGTGTAAAACAATCGGCCATGGGACGGAGAGATGCCCTAAGAGACGATTGGAAAGAGAAGAACAAAAGATGGATGAGGAAGAAACCCAAATCCCTACCGTTGAAAAAACGGCGCGACACGTGGAAGAATCACAAGACACAACACCAAATGATGAGGCAGGAAACCCCTGGATCCATGTTTCAAGGAAGGGAACggcagaaaagaaaaaaaagaacccAAAAGGTGGAGTGACAGAGGGAAGGAAGAAAGTTGGACGAACAAAATCAGAGAAAGGAGATAAGGGACAAATACGAAAAGGACAAAACAAAAAGACAAGTGGATCGACGAAGAACCACACGGTCTTGGTCCACAAAGTGGTTACAAGGCTTTCAGCCCAACTGGGAAAGAAAGATAATGCCAAAGCCCAAATGAAGCAATCAAAACCCCAGCCCATCTGCAGTGAAAACCTAACTATTCTTAACCCTTTGGGTTCTGATGTGAACACGGAGAGTCACACCCCTCATTTAATTCTACCTTCACCCAAACCAATCAAATCACCTCAATCCGTTCCATTCTTCACCGTCCATTCTTCACTGCCCACTCAGCCAATCCCAACCACCCATAATCAACCCTTCACATTCTCATCCACAGTAAAACCTAAAACTACCTCAGATCAAAACACCATACCATTTCCCTCctcttctctctcatctccCTCCTCTCCAAATTCAAAAGTCACATTATCAGAAACACCCCCAACTTCAAAAAATGTCGAACTCCCTGGACGAACAAATGGTCGATCTTGGAAGCGAGTCGGAGGAAACGGACCTTACAAAGCCACCGCCGTACATCCAGAAGTACATCTACAGTCCCTACACCC
This genomic stretch from Spinacia oleracea cultivar Varoflay chromosome 3, BTI_SOV_V1, whole genome shotgun sequence harbors:
- the LOC130470115 gene encoding uncharacterized protein, which produces MEAFISLGREEATSLSQRWVRSLIIKVIGKSFSVEFLKSSIQRIWKLHQPLQLIALGKSFYNVSVPTEETRESILSNGPWFIAGHMLIVQPWIPGFKPSQAVISKAPVWVSLPELPIEFHTLSMLKKIANEIGSFIKTDMNAIEQNRVRFARIQVLLDLAKHRKESVWLGAFKQSIQYEEIPQFCGVCKTIGHGTERCPKRRLEREEQKMDEEETQIPTVEKTARHVEESQDTTPNDEAGNPWIHVSRKGTAEKKKKNPKGGVTEGRKKVGRTKSEKGDKGQIRKGQNKKTSGSTKNHTVLVHKVVTRLSAQLGKKDNAKAQMKQSKPQPICSENLTILNPLGSDVNTESHTPHLILPSPKPIKSPQSVPFFTVHSSLPTQPIPTTHNQPFTFSSTVKPKTTSDQNTIPFPSSSLSSPSSPNSKVTLSETPPTSKNVELPGRTNGRSWKRVGGNGPYKATAVHPEVHLQSLHPKPQVHSSLPTSPTRIPLPNHRTHRISLS